A segment of the Candidatus Babeliales bacterium genome:
TTTATCTGCTACGTGTTGGAGTTCAATGATCAATTTCAGACGATCTAACATAAATAGACCTTTATAGAATTACCCTTTATCCCCAGCTTCGTTACTCTACGCCGGGGTCCCCGTGTGGAATGAAGTGGAGCATGGGGTTGAAAAACACTCAGGGCGAGCGGGCAAAGAATAGGCAAAAGAATTCTATAAAAGGGTCCCCTGTGAAGTTCTAACGCAACAGGAGCCAAGCGAACGGTGAAATAATTCATACGTTATCTACTCTTTCCGCTCGCCCTGAGTGCCACTCTTGTGGTGTATCGAAGGGTTAAACAGATTTGTAACTTTTATCCATTACGTGCTTTATACTCACATATTCCGCTTTGCAGCGCCATCAGAGATAATAACCCACACAGCAATCTGACTGGTCCCAACTGCATTCCAATCATAGCAATAAGATCGTCCTTATCAAGAGCAAGAATAGCATCAAGAGGTTTATTTTTAACATGTTCCGAAAGCAAAGAAGCGGTTGCTTGGCTAATTACGCATCCTTTACCCCGAAAAGTAACCTCTACCAGCATATTATTTTTTATAATGCCCGTAAAAACCACCTCGTCACCGCACGAGGTATTACGTTGTTCTGAATGAAAATCACACTGATCAATAATCCCACTATTACGTGGATTACGATAGTGGTCCATCAGCATTTCTTGGTAAAAATTCAACACAATAGCCATCCAATCATTGTTTTTTATTATTATTTTACCACAAACATCATCAAGAACTAGTCCCTTAAGAAGAAATATTTATAAAACAAGTGTAAACAAAAATGGCAATTATTGCTATCTGTATTTTGTGTTTGTTAGTCTATATGTGATGGCCTATGATGAATATCTCTGTTTTGAATAAAAAAAGGATTATCATGAAAAAAAGTCTCATTGTTGCAGGACTTATTTTACTTTGCTCAGCACATAATTCATCTTATGCAGCAGAACGTCCAATTATTGGCACAATTATCATAAAAAACAACTCTGCTTTTGATGTAAAGTATAAATTTGATAAACCCGGACAAGAAGTACCTCAACACGAAGAATTTGTGCTTGCTCCTGGTGATTCATTTAAAACACATGAAATGACAATTTCCATCAGAAGGTCTGGTTTTGGATCTGGTGTTGTATCATCTTGGATAAGAGTTCCCAATACAGTTGACCTCTCGAAAAAATTATCAAGAAACGACTTCCAAGCATATGACCTTGCTTTGCGTAAAGGTTGTACTCCTGTAATCAGGATTCAATCAGGCTATACCGGTGGATGGGATTTCGCTTTAGGATACATCTGTTTTTAATTTATTAAACAAAAAAGGATCGTTATGATTATCAAAAAAAGACTTCTACACATCATGGGCCTTGTGCTCTTAAGTTCAGTATCAAGTGCCGTTTTTGCGCGACCATTCATACTCAAAAACGACTCATATTTTAATGTAGTGTATAGACTTGTTGGCGCAGAAGATACCAAAACAACTCTTGGATACATTCTACAACCTGGTGAAACAGTGGAGCTTGACACAAATAAATCACATTCGATTAGAAGAGAAGGACAAGGTTCTGACTACATAGCAAGTTATTATAATGTTCCTATAAAGGGACTTCTCTTAGATGCTGCGAAAAACGATCCCAACTACCCGCGTCATGCAAGAGCAAGTATTCCTGTGTGCACTATCTATTCAGGCGTACCGTATGGATGGAGCTTTACATTGAGCTGGGAACAAAAAGAAAATATATCCTTTTAAATCATAAAAAACTATCTGGGGGCGGAGCGAAGATCCGCCCTTTTTTTATTTTCAAATATGTTATTTTGACCTCTTGCCGCATTAATGGTATACTGAAATTATACTAATGAAGCAAATCAAGGGGAATATCATGAAAATTCGTTTATATGCCTATCCACTGCTTGCCTACCTTACTTTTTACAGTATGGCTGCAACAACCAATATACCCAAAAAAAACTTTATTTTTGATTTTGGCGGTGTACTTGTCCTAACCGATACAATGGTATCATTTAGACACATAGGCATGATGAATGCTGTCGAATGCAGTTTTCGGCTGGGAATAAACCCTTTCTATCTTGACCAACACATAAAAACAACCTTATTTGCAATTCTTGATGAAATAGAAAAAGTACACAACCTGAGCCAAGCAAATGCATACCACCAAGCGTATGATGAAAAAGGAAATGAACTTCCCTGTATCTTGTGCGCATGGCTGCAGGGCACTATGACTAGTTCAGAGATTAAAGCACTTGTAGAAAAAGAAATTAATCTTCATCCTGAATGGTTTGGTTGTCATGCAGAACAACGCATTATTCAAAACACTACTCGCCTCATCTTTACACCAGAACTTTTTGCAAGTTCGGTCAGAGTGTCTCACGCCGGTATTGCATTTATCAAACGATGCAAACGAGAAGGTCATAAAATTTATGGCCTTTCAAATTGGGATGCGGAATCATTTGCACTGCTTAAGGAACAGCATCCAGAACTTTTTGATCTGTTTGACGGAATAATAGTCTCAGGTGAAGTAAAAGCAAATAAGCCACACGCAACAATTTATCAAATACTTTTAGAACGGTATCAACTATGTGCAGAAAATTGTTGGTTTATCGATGACCAAAAAGAAAATGTAGAAGCAGCACAAAAACTTGGTATAAATGCTATTGTACACAACTCAAGTTTTGTAAAGCTCATCCAAAACATAAGAATAACTTATTCCAAATCAGCCCGACGAGAAAACTTAAACACCAATGGCAAGAGTGATACCACAATCAAAAGCACCAACAATGCTATAATTGACGGTGAAAATATATCTCTGACTGATTCAACCAAATTCAATTGCCTACCGGCAAATGTATAGATGATAAGCATTGGCAAAGAACCTACAAGCGTCGTCCAAAAAAAAGTAAACGTAGAAACATTAGCAAGAGCTGCCAATGTAGTAATAACAAAATAGGGGATGACCCCTATCAACTGCATCGTTAACAAATAACTTGCGGCACCATGCACTGCTATTTTTTGATTAAAACGTTCCAATTTTTGTGCATATTTACCCCTAACCAAGTTGCTCAACATATACCGTATGGCTAAAAAGGAAAGAGTGGCACCACCTGCTGCACCAATACCTGCATACACAATACCTGGAAAAAATCCAAATAAAAATCCTGCAACCATTGTAAGCGGTGGCATACCGGGTATCAAGAAAGCGATAACCACCAAGTATATCCCGATGAATGCGGCTACTGACCGCCAATAATTCTGCTGTACCGCCGCCTCAAAATAGGCTCTATTTTCTTTTAAGGATGCAAAAGTAAAATAGTTGTACAATCCTGTGTACCAAATTAATATAAGTATGCTTACTAAAACAAATCCAACCAACAACGCTTTTTTTACGCCATTATTCATTGTCACAC
Coding sequences within it:
- a CDS encoding iron-sulfur cluster assembly scaffold protein translates to MAIVLNFYQEMLMDHYRNPRNSGIIDQCDFHSEQRNTSCGDEVVFTGIIKNNMLVEVTFRGKGCVISQATASLLSEHVKNKPLDAILALDKDDLIAMIGMQLGPVRLLCGLLSLMALQSGICEYKARNG
- a CDS encoding HAD family phosphatase, which translates into the protein MKIRLYAYPLLAYLTFYSMAATTNIPKKNFIFDFGGVLVLTDTMVSFRHIGMMNAVECSFRLGINPFYLDQHIKTTLFAILDEIEKVHNLSQANAYHQAYDEKGNELPCILCAWLQGTMTSSEIKALVEKEINLHPEWFGCHAEQRIIQNTTRLIFTPELFASSVRVSHAGIAFIKRCKREGHKIYGLSNWDAESFALLKEQHPELFDLFDGIIVSGEVKANKPHATIYQILLERYQLCAENCWFIDDQKENVEAAQKLGINAIVHNSSFVKLIQNIRITYSKSARRENLNTNGKSDTTIKSTNNAIIDGENISLTDSTKFNCLPANV